The proteins below come from a single Micromonospora citrea genomic window:
- a CDS encoding TrmB family transcriptional regulator translates to MLGPAGLSAAEEAVYLALVRQGGATLTQLAARTGLTPTRVRRAVLSLQRKGFVHHTPAPEERVVPVPPELAVEQQVRRRQEELEGVRAAARRLAHEARSRASNRRTEDLIEIVSGRAAVAQAFDRLQRTARHQMRVLVAPPYAVPKDVNRQQLERQAAGIVYRAVYDVDALTDPGFVASVVVHVEEGEHARLAHGLPTKLAVADRELALLPLAWTQSAHDAALLVHPCGLLDALIALFETVWSQATPLSVADSADLAAATAVSATDRRLLSLLVAGLTDEAVGARLGVSRRTVVRRVQHLMELTNSRSRMQLGWQARERGWL, encoded by the coding sequence ATGCTTGGACCGGCGGGGCTGAGCGCGGCGGAGGAGGCGGTCTACCTCGCGCTGGTCCGCCAGGGCGGTGCGACGCTGACGCAACTCGCCGCCCGCACCGGGCTCACCCCGACCCGGGTGCGTCGCGCGGTGCTCTCCCTGCAGCGCAAGGGCTTCGTGCACCACACCCCGGCCCCCGAGGAGCGGGTCGTCCCGGTTCCCCCCGAGCTGGCGGTGGAACAGCAGGTCCGCCGCCGCCAGGAGGAGCTGGAGGGCGTACGGGCCGCCGCCCGCCGCCTCGCGCACGAGGCGCGCAGCCGGGCCAGCAACCGGCGCACCGAGGACCTCATCGAGATCGTGTCCGGTCGGGCGGCGGTGGCGCAGGCCTTCGACCGGCTGCAGCGTACGGCCCGGCACCAGATGCGGGTGCTGGTCGCGCCGCCGTACGCGGTGCCGAAGGACGTCAACCGCCAGCAGCTCGAACGGCAGGCCGCCGGGATCGTCTACCGGGCGGTGTACGACGTCGACGCCCTGACCGATCCCGGCTTCGTGGCGAGCGTCGTCGTCCATGTCGAGGAGGGCGAGCACGCGCGACTGGCGCACGGCCTGCCGACCAAGCTCGCCGTCGCCGATCGGGAGCTGGCCCTGCTGCCGCTGGCGTGGACGCAGTCGGCACACGACGCGGCGCTGCTGGTGCACCCGTGCGGCCTGCTCGACGCGTTGATCGCGCTCTTCGAGACCGTCTGGAGCCAGGCCACTCCCCTGTCCGTGGCGGACTCCGCGGACCTCGCCGCCGCCACGGCGGTCTCGGCCACCGACCGGCGCCTGCTGTCCCTGCTGGTCGCCGGCCTGACCGACGAGGCGGTCGGCGCGCGGCTGGGGGTGAGCCGCCGCACGGTGGTCCGGCGGGTGCAGCACCTCATGGAGCTGACCAACTCGCGGTCGCGGATGCAGCTGGGGTGGCAGGCCCGCGAGCGCGGTTGGCTCTGA